The following are encoded together in the Sparus aurata chromosome 1, fSpaAur1.1, whole genome shotgun sequence genome:
- the LOC115584918 gene encoding homeodomain-interacting protein kinase 1-like isoform X4: MEPTKLKGRRPSELPGEYKFLKVLGEGVFGKVLKCVKRETREIVAIKMPKILDNGTENEIPMLRKIKRNNLDKHNIVKYIDCFKTSFGRALVFELLDISLYDYMEMTNPAPMLLSDIRTIIQQMATALDALKGIEVIHTDLKLDNIMMVDHQRRPFKVKLIDFGLAISRSEVRRGIILQPRAFRSPEIILGCHFSEAIDMWTLGCAMFEMICGLQPFAGDYQNEIMLSIVQLVGQPANRVLKNGRRTKSFFDINEDKLWAIKTGIEAKKCHDFKSLDDLKGMRLEKNNKTEAVEREQCVELLKAMLKVNADERITPREVLAHPFITKNYPSNNALDSASGPFTPSGPSSPSPEKHRAENTTLLYGQESTVSESPTVPLNDEESCNIQPDDCTASAENLPSGVILVRPATAENTTLLDDQESTFLVWPEQDIRVLRKKHRQ, encoded by the exons ATGGAACCTACTAAATTGAAAGGGAGGCGTCCCTCCGAACTCCCCGGCGAATACAAGTTCCTGAAAGTTCTGGGAGAGGGCGTCTTTGGAAAGGTGCTGAAATGCGTGAAACGGGAGACCCGTGAGATTGTGGCCATCAAGATGCCTAAAATCTTGGATAACGGTACCGAGAATGAG ATCCCCATGCTGAGAAAGATCAAGCGCAACAACCTtgacaaacacaacattgtCAAGTACATCGACTGTTTTAAGACCAGTTTTGGAAGGGCGCTTGTGTTTGAGCTGCTGGATATAAGCCTATACGACTACATGGAGATGACAAATCCCGCCCCTATGCTTCTGAGTGACATCAGAACCATCATCCAACAG ATGGCCACAGCACTTGATGCGCTGAAGGGGATCGAGGTGATCCACACCGATCTCAAACTGGACAACATAATGATGGTGGATCACCAACGACGACCCTTTAAAGTCAAGCTGATAGACTTCGGTCTGGCCATTTCcagatcagaggtcaggagGGGCATCATACTGCAACCACGGGCTTTTAG GTCTCCAGAAATTATTCTGGGCTGTCACTTTTCTGAGGCCATTGATATGTGGACCCTGGGCTGTGCGATGTTCGAGATGATCTGCGGCCTGCAACCGTTCGCAGGAGACTATCAAAATGAAATA ATGCTGAGCATTGTTCAACTCGTGGGTCAGCCAGCGAACCGTGTTCTTAAAAATGGTCGACGGACGAAGAGTTTCTTTGACATAAATGAAGACAAACTGTGGGCGATCAAG ACTGGTATTGAAGCCAAAAAGTGCCACGATTTCAAATCTCTGGATGATCTGAAAGGA ATGCGTCTGGAGAAGAATAACAAAACTGAGGCAGTagagagagagcagtgtgtCGAGCTCCTGAAGGCCATGCTGAAAGTGAATGCAGATGAGAGGATCACTCCCCGTGAAGTCCTCGCTCATCCATTCATCACCAAAAATTACCCCAg CAATAATGCATTGGATTCAGCATCCGGTCCATTCACTCCATCCGGTCCATCCAGTCCATCACCTGAGAAGCACAGAGCCGAGAACACCACGCTGCTGTACGGTCAGGAGAGTACAGTTAGTGAGTCTCCCACTGTTCCTCTGAATGATGAAGAAAGCTGTAACATCCAACCAGACGACTGCACTGCATCTGCTGAAAATCTGCCATCAGGTGTGATCCTTGTTCGGCCTGCGACAGCCGAGAACACCACGCTGCTGGACGATCAGGAGAGCACA tttttAGTCTGGCCTGAACAAGACATCAGAGTCCTCCGTAAGAAACACCGACAGTAA
- the LOC115584918 gene encoding homeodomain-interacting protein kinase 1-like isoform X1, with product MQRGEPSSTTVIQSEKEMEPTKLKGRRPSELPGEYKFLKVLGEGVFGKVLKCVKRETREIVAIKMPKILDNGTENEIPMLRKIKRNNLDKHNIVKYIDCFKTSFGRALVFELLDISLYDYMEMTNPAPMLLSDIRTIIQQMATALDALKGIEVIHTDLKLDNIMMVDHQRRPFKVKLIDFGLAISRSEVRRGIILQPRAFRSPEIILGCHFSEAIDMWTLGCAMFEMICGLQPFAGDYQNEIMLSIVQLVGQPANRVLKNGRRTKSFFDINEDKLWAIKTGIEAKKCHDFKSLDDLKGMRLEKNNKTEAVEREQCVELLKAMLKVNADERITPREVLAHPFITKNYPSNNALDSASGPFTPSGPSSPSPEKHRAENTTLLYGQESTVSESPTVPLNDEESCNIQPDDCTASAENLPSGVILVRPATAENTTLLDDQESTFLVWPEQDIRVLRKKHRQ from the exons ATGCAGAGAGGTGAACCGTCTTCAACCACTGTGATACAG TCTGAGAAAGAAATGGAACCTACTAAATTGAAAGGGAGGCGTCCCTCCGAACTCCCCGGCGAATACAAGTTCCTGAAAGTTCTGGGAGAGGGCGTCTTTGGAAAGGTGCTGAAATGCGTGAAACGGGAGACCCGTGAGATTGTGGCCATCAAGATGCCTAAAATCTTGGATAACGGTACCGAGAATGAG ATCCCCATGCTGAGAAAGATCAAGCGCAACAACCTtgacaaacacaacattgtCAAGTACATCGACTGTTTTAAGACCAGTTTTGGAAGGGCGCTTGTGTTTGAGCTGCTGGATATAAGCCTATACGACTACATGGAGATGACAAATCCCGCCCCTATGCTTCTGAGTGACATCAGAACCATCATCCAACAG ATGGCCACAGCACTTGATGCGCTGAAGGGGATCGAGGTGATCCACACCGATCTCAAACTGGACAACATAATGATGGTGGATCACCAACGACGACCCTTTAAAGTCAAGCTGATAGACTTCGGTCTGGCCATTTCcagatcagaggtcaggagGGGCATCATACTGCAACCACGGGCTTTTAG GTCTCCAGAAATTATTCTGGGCTGTCACTTTTCTGAGGCCATTGATATGTGGACCCTGGGCTGTGCGATGTTCGAGATGATCTGCGGCCTGCAACCGTTCGCAGGAGACTATCAAAATGAAATA ATGCTGAGCATTGTTCAACTCGTGGGTCAGCCAGCGAACCGTGTTCTTAAAAATGGTCGACGGACGAAGAGTTTCTTTGACATAAATGAAGACAAACTGTGGGCGATCAAG ACTGGTATTGAAGCCAAAAAGTGCCACGATTTCAAATCTCTGGATGATCTGAAAGGA ATGCGTCTGGAGAAGAATAACAAAACTGAGGCAGTagagagagagcagtgtgtCGAGCTCCTGAAGGCCATGCTGAAAGTGAATGCAGATGAGAGGATCACTCCCCGTGAAGTCCTCGCTCATCCATTCATCACCAAAAATTACCCCAg CAATAATGCATTGGATTCAGCATCCGGTCCATTCACTCCATCCGGTCCATCCAGTCCATCACCTGAGAAGCACAGAGCCGAGAACACCACGCTGCTGTACGGTCAGGAGAGTACAGTTAGTGAGTCTCCCACTGTTCCTCTGAATGATGAAGAAAGCTGTAACATCCAACCAGACGACTGCACTGCATCTGCTGAAAATCTGCCATCAGGTGTGATCCTTGTTCGGCCTGCGACAGCCGAGAACACCACGCTGCTGGACGATCAGGAGAGCACA tttttAGTCTGGCCTGAACAAGACATCAGAGTCCTCCGTAAGAAACACCGACAGTAA
- the LOC115584918 gene encoding homeodomain-interacting protein kinase 2-like isoform X5: protein MQRGEPSSTTVIQSEKEMEPTKLKGRRPSELPGEYKFLKVLGEGVFGKVLKCVKRETREIVAIKMPKILDNGTENEIPMLRKIKRNNLDKHNIVKYIDCFKTSFGRALVFELLDISLYDYMEMTNPAPMLLSDIRTIIQQMATALDALKGIEVIHTDLKLDNIMMVDHQRRPFKVKLIDFGLAISRSEVRRGIILQPRAFRSPEIILGCHFSEAIDMWTLGCAMFEMICGLQPFAGDYQNEIMLSIVQLVGQPANRVLKNGRRTKSFFDINEDKLWAIKTGIEAKKCHDFKSLDDLKGMRLEKNNKTEAVEREQCVELLKAMLKVNADERITPREVLAHPFITKNYPSNNALDSASGPFTPSGPSSPSPEKHRAENTTLLYGQESTVSESPTVPLNDEESCNIQPDDCTASAENLPSVFSLA from the exons ATGCAGAGAGGTGAACCGTCTTCAACCACTGTGATACAG TCTGAGAAAGAAATGGAACCTACTAAATTGAAAGGGAGGCGTCCCTCCGAACTCCCCGGCGAATACAAGTTCCTGAAAGTTCTGGGAGAGGGCGTCTTTGGAAAGGTGCTGAAATGCGTGAAACGGGAGACCCGTGAGATTGTGGCCATCAAGATGCCTAAAATCTTGGATAACGGTACCGAGAATGAG ATCCCCATGCTGAGAAAGATCAAGCGCAACAACCTtgacaaacacaacattgtCAAGTACATCGACTGTTTTAAGACCAGTTTTGGAAGGGCGCTTGTGTTTGAGCTGCTGGATATAAGCCTATACGACTACATGGAGATGACAAATCCCGCCCCTATGCTTCTGAGTGACATCAGAACCATCATCCAACAG ATGGCCACAGCACTTGATGCGCTGAAGGGGATCGAGGTGATCCACACCGATCTCAAACTGGACAACATAATGATGGTGGATCACCAACGACGACCCTTTAAAGTCAAGCTGATAGACTTCGGTCTGGCCATTTCcagatcagaggtcaggagGGGCATCATACTGCAACCACGGGCTTTTAG GTCTCCAGAAATTATTCTGGGCTGTCACTTTTCTGAGGCCATTGATATGTGGACCCTGGGCTGTGCGATGTTCGAGATGATCTGCGGCCTGCAACCGTTCGCAGGAGACTATCAAAATGAAATA ATGCTGAGCATTGTTCAACTCGTGGGTCAGCCAGCGAACCGTGTTCTTAAAAATGGTCGACGGACGAAGAGTTTCTTTGACATAAATGAAGACAAACTGTGGGCGATCAAG ACTGGTATTGAAGCCAAAAAGTGCCACGATTTCAAATCTCTGGATGATCTGAAAGGA ATGCGTCTGGAGAAGAATAACAAAACTGAGGCAGTagagagagagcagtgtgtCGAGCTCCTGAAGGCCATGCTGAAAGTGAATGCAGATGAGAGGATCACTCCCCGTGAAGTCCTCGCTCATCCATTCATCACCAAAAATTACCCCAg CAATAATGCATTGGATTCAGCATCCGGTCCATTCACTCCATCCGGTCCATCCAGTCCATCACCTGAGAAGCACAGAGCCGAGAACACCACGCTGCTGTACGGTCAGGAGAGTACAGTTAGTGAGTCTCCCACTGTTCCTCTGAATGATGAAGAAAGCTGTAACATCCAACCAGACGACTGCACTGCATCTGCTGAAAATCTGCCATCAG tttttAGTCTGGCCTGA
- the LOC115584918 gene encoding homeodomain-interacting protein kinase 2-like isoform X2, translated as MQRGEPSSTTVIQSEKEMEPTKLKGRRPSELPGEYKFLKVLGEGVFGKVLKCVKRETREIVAIKMPKILDNGTENEIPMLRKIKRNNLDKHNIVKYIDCFKTSFGRALVFELLDISLYDYMEMTNPAPMLLSDIRTIIQQMATALDALKGIEVIHTDLKLDNIMMVDHQRRPFKVKLIDFGLAISRSEVRRGIILQPRAFRSPEIILGCHFSEAIDMWTLGCAMFEMICGLQPFAGDYQNEIMLSIVQLVGQPANRVLKNGRRTKSFFDINEDKLWAIKTGIEAKKCHDFKSLDDLKGMRLEKNNKTEAVEREQCVELLKAMLKVNADERITPREVLAHPFITKNYPSNNALDSASGPFTPSGPSSPSPEKHRAENTTLLYGQESTVSESPTVPLNDEESCNIQPDDCTASAENLPSGVILVRPATAENTTLLDDQESTVSLA; from the exons ATGCAGAGAGGTGAACCGTCTTCAACCACTGTGATACAG TCTGAGAAAGAAATGGAACCTACTAAATTGAAAGGGAGGCGTCCCTCCGAACTCCCCGGCGAATACAAGTTCCTGAAAGTTCTGGGAGAGGGCGTCTTTGGAAAGGTGCTGAAATGCGTGAAACGGGAGACCCGTGAGATTGTGGCCATCAAGATGCCTAAAATCTTGGATAACGGTACCGAGAATGAG ATCCCCATGCTGAGAAAGATCAAGCGCAACAACCTtgacaaacacaacattgtCAAGTACATCGACTGTTTTAAGACCAGTTTTGGAAGGGCGCTTGTGTTTGAGCTGCTGGATATAAGCCTATACGACTACATGGAGATGACAAATCCCGCCCCTATGCTTCTGAGTGACATCAGAACCATCATCCAACAG ATGGCCACAGCACTTGATGCGCTGAAGGGGATCGAGGTGATCCACACCGATCTCAAACTGGACAACATAATGATGGTGGATCACCAACGACGACCCTTTAAAGTCAAGCTGATAGACTTCGGTCTGGCCATTTCcagatcagaggtcaggagGGGCATCATACTGCAACCACGGGCTTTTAG GTCTCCAGAAATTATTCTGGGCTGTCACTTTTCTGAGGCCATTGATATGTGGACCCTGGGCTGTGCGATGTTCGAGATGATCTGCGGCCTGCAACCGTTCGCAGGAGACTATCAAAATGAAATA ATGCTGAGCATTGTTCAACTCGTGGGTCAGCCAGCGAACCGTGTTCTTAAAAATGGTCGACGGACGAAGAGTTTCTTTGACATAAATGAAGACAAACTGTGGGCGATCAAG ACTGGTATTGAAGCCAAAAAGTGCCACGATTTCAAATCTCTGGATGATCTGAAAGGA ATGCGTCTGGAGAAGAATAACAAAACTGAGGCAGTagagagagagcagtgtgtCGAGCTCCTGAAGGCCATGCTGAAAGTGAATGCAGATGAGAGGATCACTCCCCGTGAAGTCCTCGCTCATCCATTCATCACCAAAAATTACCCCAg CAATAATGCATTGGATTCAGCATCCGGTCCATTCACTCCATCCGGTCCATCCAGTCCATCACCTGAGAAGCACAGAGCCGAGAACACCACGCTGCTGTACGGTCAGGAGAGTACAGTTAGTGAGTCTCCCACTGTTCCTCTGAATGATGAAGAAAGCTGTAACATCCAACCAGACGACTGCACTGCATCTGCTGAAAATCTGCCATCAGGTGTGATCCTTGTTCGGCCTGCGACAGCCGAGAACACCACGCTGCTGGACGATCAGGAGAGCACAGTTAG TCTGGCCTGA
- the LOC115584918 gene encoding homeodomain-interacting protein kinase 2-like isoform X3, producing MQRGEPSSTTVIQSEKEMEPTKLKGRRPSELPGEYKFLKVLGEGVFGKVLKCVKRETREIVAIKMPKILDNGTENEIPMLRKIKRNNLDKHNIVKYIDCFKTSFGRALVFELLDISLYDYMEMTNPAPMLLSDIRTIIQQMATALDALKGIEVIHTDLKLDNIMMVDHQRRPFKVKLIDFGLAISRSEVRRGIILQPRAFRSPEIILGCHFSEAIDMWTLGCAMFEMICGLQPFAGDYQNEIMLSIVQLVGQPANRVLKNGRRTKSFFDINEDKLWAIKTGIEAKKCHDFKSLDDLKGMRLEKNNKTEAVEREQCVELLKAMLKVNADERITPREVLAHPFITKNYPSNNALDSASGPFTPSGPSSPSPEKHRAENTTLLYGQESTVSESPTVPLNDEESCNIQPDDCTASAENLPSGVILVRPATAENTTLLDDQESTVSF from the exons ATGCAGAGAGGTGAACCGTCTTCAACCACTGTGATACAG TCTGAGAAAGAAATGGAACCTACTAAATTGAAAGGGAGGCGTCCCTCCGAACTCCCCGGCGAATACAAGTTCCTGAAAGTTCTGGGAGAGGGCGTCTTTGGAAAGGTGCTGAAATGCGTGAAACGGGAGACCCGTGAGATTGTGGCCATCAAGATGCCTAAAATCTTGGATAACGGTACCGAGAATGAG ATCCCCATGCTGAGAAAGATCAAGCGCAACAACCTtgacaaacacaacattgtCAAGTACATCGACTGTTTTAAGACCAGTTTTGGAAGGGCGCTTGTGTTTGAGCTGCTGGATATAAGCCTATACGACTACATGGAGATGACAAATCCCGCCCCTATGCTTCTGAGTGACATCAGAACCATCATCCAACAG ATGGCCACAGCACTTGATGCGCTGAAGGGGATCGAGGTGATCCACACCGATCTCAAACTGGACAACATAATGATGGTGGATCACCAACGACGACCCTTTAAAGTCAAGCTGATAGACTTCGGTCTGGCCATTTCcagatcagaggtcaggagGGGCATCATACTGCAACCACGGGCTTTTAG GTCTCCAGAAATTATTCTGGGCTGTCACTTTTCTGAGGCCATTGATATGTGGACCCTGGGCTGTGCGATGTTCGAGATGATCTGCGGCCTGCAACCGTTCGCAGGAGACTATCAAAATGAAATA ATGCTGAGCATTGTTCAACTCGTGGGTCAGCCAGCGAACCGTGTTCTTAAAAATGGTCGACGGACGAAGAGTTTCTTTGACATAAATGAAGACAAACTGTGGGCGATCAAG ACTGGTATTGAAGCCAAAAAGTGCCACGATTTCAAATCTCTGGATGATCTGAAAGGA ATGCGTCTGGAGAAGAATAACAAAACTGAGGCAGTagagagagagcagtgtgtCGAGCTCCTGAAGGCCATGCTGAAAGTGAATGCAGATGAGAGGATCACTCCCCGTGAAGTCCTCGCTCATCCATTCATCACCAAAAATTACCCCAg CAATAATGCATTGGATTCAGCATCCGGTCCATTCACTCCATCCGGTCCATCCAGTCCATCACCTGAGAAGCACAGAGCCGAGAACACCACGCTGCTGTACGGTCAGGAGAGTACAGTTAGTGAGTCTCCCACTGTTCCTCTGAATGATGAAGAAAGCTGTAACATCCAACCAGACGACTGCACTGCATCTGCTGAAAATCTGCCATCAGGTGTGATCCTTGTTCGGCCTGCGACAGCCGAGAACACCACGCTGCTGGACGATCAGGAGAGCACAGTTAG tttttAG